In the Helicobacter pylori genome, one interval contains:
- the infB gene encoding translation initiation factor IF-2 encodes MSGMVDLKEFLAELGKTQKELKNVIEQAKDIGLELKTNSKMTPEQAGKLYKYIVDGIKEQIQANQPTKNPEQDNKDDLNTAVASKPLNKKVSKTPKKEETKSQPKLKKTKEKKKEAPTPIAKKKGGIEIVNTFENQTPPVENTPKVVSHSQIEKAKQKLQEIQKSREALNKLTQSNANNANSTNNANNANNANNAKKEISEVKKQEQEIKRHENIKRRTGFRVIKRNDETENEIENSVTESKKPTQSAAAIFEDIKKEWQEKDKQEAKKAKKPSKPKATPTAKNNKSHKIDFSDARDFKGNDIYDDETDEILLFDLHEQDNFNKEEEEKEARQNINDRVRVQRKNPWMNESGIKRQSKKKRAFRNDNSQKVIQSAIAIPEEVRVYEFAQKANLNLADVIKTLFNLGLMVTKNDFLDKDSIEILAEEFHLEISVQNTLEEFEVEEVLEGVKKERPPVVTIMGHVDHGKTSLLDKIRDKRVAHTEAGGITQHIGAYMVEKNNKWVSFIDTPGHEAFSQMRNRGAQVTDIAVIVIAADDGVKQQTIEALEHAKAANVPVIFAMNKMDKPNVNPDKLKAECAELGYNPVDWGGEHEFIPVSAKTGDGIDNLLETILIQADIMELKAIEEGSARAVVLEGSVEKGRGAVATVIVQSGTLSVGDSFFAETAFGKVRTMTDDQGKSIQNLKPSMVALITGLSEVPPAGSVLIGVENDSIARLQAQKRATYLRQKALSKSTKVSFDELSEMVANKELKNIPVVIKADTQGSLEAIKNSLLELNNEEVAIQVIHSGVGGITENDLSLVSSSEHAVILGFNIRPTGNVKNKAKEYNVSIKTYTVIYALIEEMRSLLLGLMSPIIEEEHTGQAEVRETFNIPKVGTIAGCVVSDGVIARGIKVRLIRDGVVIHTGEILSLKRFKDDVKEVSKGYECGIMLDNYNEIKVGDVFETYKEIHKKRTL; translated from the coding sequence ATGAGTGGTATGGTTGATTTAAAAGAATTTTTAGCCGAGCTTGGTAAGACCCAAAAAGAGCTTAAAAATGTGATCGAGCAAGCCAAAGACATTGGTTTAGAGCTTAAGACAAATTCTAAAATGACCCCAGAGCAAGCAGGCAAGCTATACAAATACATTGTGGATGGCATTAAAGAACAAATACAAGCCAATCAACCCACTAAAAATCCTGAACAAGACAATAAAGACGATTTGAATACAGCCGTAGCGTCTAAACCTCTTAACAAAAAGGTTTCCAAAACGCCCAAAAAAGAAGAAACAAAAAGCCAGCCAAAGCTCAAGAAAACTAAAGAAAAGAAAAAAGAAGCTCCTACACCCATTGCTAAAAAGAAGGGAGGGATAGAGATTGTCAACACTTTTGAAAACCAAACGCCCCCTGTAGAAAACACCCCTAAAGTGGTTAGCCACTCTCAAATAGAAAAAGCCAAGCAAAAGCTCCAAGAAATCCAAAAAAGCCGAGAAGCCCTAAACAAGCTTACCCAAAGCAACGCTAACAACGCTAACAGCACCAATAACGCTAATAACGCTAATAACGCTAATAACGCTAAAAAAGAAATCAGCGAAGTTAAAAAGCAAGAGCAAGAGATTAAACGCCATGAAAACATTAAAAGACGCACCGGTTTTAGGGTGATTAAACGCAACGATGAAACAGAAAATGAAATTGAAAACAGCGTAACAGAAAGCAAAAAACCCACTCAAAGCGCAGCGGCTATTTTTGAAGACATTAAAAAAGAATGGCAAGAAAAAGACAAACAAGAGGCTAAAAAAGCCAAAAAACCCAGTAAGCCCAAAGCCACCCCCACAGCCAAAAACAACAAATCCCATAAAATTGATTTTAGCGATGCGAGGGATTTTAAGGGCAATGATATTTATGATGATGAAACCGATGAAATCTTATTGTTTGATTTGCATGAACAAGATAATTTCAATAAGGAAGAAGAAGAAAAAGAAGCGCGCCAAAATATCAACGACAGGGTGCGCGTCCAAAGGAAAAACCCTTGGATGAATGAAAGCGGGATCAAACGACAATCCAAGAAAAAGCGCGCATTCCGTAACGATAACAGCCAAAAAGTGATCCAAAGCGCGATTGCAATCCCTGAAGAAGTGCGCGTCTATGAATTCGCGCAAAAAGCGAATTTGAATCTGGCCGATGTGATTAAAACCCTCTTTAATTTAGGGCTTATGGTAACTAAAAACGACTTTTTGGATAAGGATAGCATAGAAATTTTAGCCGAAGAGTTTCATTTAGAAATTTCTGTTCAAAACACCTTAGAAGAATTTGAAGTAGAAGAAGTGCTAGAAGGGGTGAAAAAAGAGCGCCCGCCTGTGGTGACTATCATGGGGCATGTGGATCATGGTAAAACTTCACTATTAGATAAAATCCGTGATAAAAGAGTCGCGCACACTGAAGCTGGAGGGATCACTCAGCACATTGGCGCTTACATGGTAGAAAAAAATAACAAATGGGTGTCTTTCATTGACACCCCAGGGCATGAAGCCTTTAGCCAGATGCGTAATCGTGGGGCTCAAGTAACAGATATTGCAGTGATTGTGATAGCGGCTGATGATGGCGTGAAGCAACAGACTATTGAAGCTTTAGAACATGCAAAAGCGGCTAATGTGCCTGTGATTTTTGCGATGAATAAAATGGATAAGCCTAATGTGAATCCGGACAAACTCAAAGCCGAATGCGCTGAGCTTGGTTATAACCCTGTGGATTGGGGCGGAGAGCATGAGTTTATCCCTGTTTCAGCTAAAACGGGCGATGGTATTGACAATTTATTAGAAACCATTCTTATCCAAGCGGATATTATGGAATTAAAAGCCATAGAAGAGGGCAGTGCTAGAGCGGTTGTTTTAGAAGGGAGCGTGGAAAAAGGGCGTGGGGCAGTAGCCACTGTGATTGTCCAAAGCGGGACTTTGAGCGTGGGGGATAGTTTTTTTGCCGAAACGGCGTTTGGTAAAGTAAGAACGATGACTGACGATCAAGGCAAGAGCATTCAAAATTTAAAACCCTCTATGGTGGCTCTCATCACAGGCTTAAGCGAAGTGCCTCCTGCAGGATCTGTTTTAATAGGGGTAGAAAACGATTCCATCGCGCGCTTGCAAGCTCAAAAGAGGGCGACTTATTTACGCCAAAAAGCGTTGAGTAAAAGCACTAAAGTGTCTTTTGATGAGCTTTCAGAAATGGTCGCTAATAAGGAATTAAAAAATATTCCTGTAGTCATTAAAGCGGATACGCAAGGAAGCTTAGAAGCCATTAAAAACAGCTTGTTAGAGCTTAATAACGAAGAAGTGGCGATTCAAGTGATCCACTCAGGGGTGGGGGGCATTACTGAGAATGATTTGAGCCTAGTTTCTAGCAGTGAGCATGCGGTGATTTTAGGCTTTAATATCCGCCCCACCGGCAATGTGAAAAATAAGGCTAAAGAATACAATGTGAGCATTAAAACTTACACGGTGATTTATGCCTTGATTGAAGAAATGCGATCGCTGTTATTAGGCTTGATGAGCCCTATCATTGAAGAAGAGCATACCGGACAAGCGGAAGTGAGAGAAACCTTTAATATCCCTAAAGTTGGCACGATAGCTGGGTGTGTGGTGAGCGATGGGGTGATCGCTCGTGGCATTAAGGTGCGTTTGATTAGGGATGGCGTGGTGATTCATACCGGCGAAATCCTTTCTTTAAAACGCTTTAAAGATGATGTGAAAGAAGTTTCTAAGGGTTATGAGTGTGGGATCATGCTAGATAATTATAATGAGATTAAAGTGGGCGATGTGTTTGAAACCTATAAAGAAATCCATAAAAAAAGAACCCTCTAA
- a CDS encoding tRNA (adenosine(37)-N6)-threonylcarbamoyltransferase complex dimerization subunit type 1 TsaB, protein MELDLVLISLGEGVLLGVYQNNFLCASYTSKSKTSEALVEVFSQLFKDFKNPTIYPTIHSNLPAIKGVYYAKGPGSFTSLKLTHVFLHTLALIHDFELYSTTGFDFNDNTPILAYANKYFVSKERESLTDFKDLKIAPKDFMLPSFLEKDKFTQLNTPFYILPPI, encoded by the coding sequence TTGGAATTGGATTTAGTGCTTATCTCTTTAGGCGAGGGGGTTTTGCTTGGGGTGTATCAAAACAATTTTTTATGCGCTTCTTACACTTCCAAATCAAAAACGAGTGAAGCTTTAGTGGAAGTTTTTTCACAATTATTCAAAGATTTTAAAAACCCCACCATTTACCCCACGATCCACTCTAATTTACCGGCGATTAAAGGGGTTTATTACGCTAAAGGGCCAGGGAGTTTCACTAGCCTAAAGCTCACGCATGTTTTCTTACACACTTTGGCTTTAATCCATGACTTTGAACTCTATTCAACCACAGGCTTTGATTTTAACGACAACACGCCCATTTTGGCGTATGCCAATAAATACTTTGTTTCAAAAGAAAGGGAAAGCTTAACCGATTTTAAGGATTTGAAAATTGCGCCAAAAGATTTCATGCTGCCCTCTTTTTTAGAGAAAGACAAATTCACCCAATTGAACACGCCGTTTTACATTTTGCCTCCTATTTAG
- a CDS encoding DUF448 domain-containing protein has translation MRKTEIKIRMCVACRMRQPQKDLLRLKSFDNQIMEFDGTGRSFYVCGNCLKNGEKKLLKAVSKIKNAPKDTKNIINWIKERSIA, from the coding sequence TTGAGAAAGACTGAAATTAAAATCCGCATGTGTGTGGCGTGCAGAATGCGCCAACCTCAAAAGGATTTGTTGCGTTTGAAAAGCTTTGACAATCAAATCATGGAATTTGATGGCACAGGCCGTAGTTTTTATGTGTGTGGAAATTGTTTGAAAAATGGAGAAAAAAAGTTGTTGAAAGCGGTTTCAAAAATAAAGAATGCCCCAAAAGATACCAAAAATATCATTAATTGGATTAAGGAGAGAAGCATAGCATGA
- the acs gene encoding acetate--CoA ligase, protein MQSDDDLEFAKKIFNPNRMFAKQARIKNMCEYKDLVHEANEDYEYFWGELAKQKLTWFKPFDKVLNSDNAPFFKWFENGKINVSYNCIDRHLKDKKNKVAIIFEGEMGDYNVITYRKLHSEVNKTANLLKNEFNVKKGDRIIVYMPMIVESVYMMLACARIGAIHSIVFAGFSPEALRDRINDTQAKLVITADGTFRKGKPYMLKPALDKALENNACPSVEKALIVIRNAKEIDYVRGRDFVYNEMVNYQSDKCEPEMMDSEDPLFLLYTSGSTGKPKGVQHSSAGYLLWAQMTMEWVFDIRDNDNFWCTADIGWITGHTYVVYGPLACGATTLILEGTMSYPDYGRWWRMIEEYRVDKFYTSPTAIRMLHAKGENEPLKYNLDSLKVLGTVGEPINPTAWKWFYEKIGNSKCSIVDTWWQTETGGHIISPLPGATPIRASCATLPLPGIHAEVLNEDGTKTKPGEQGFLCITKPWPSMIRNIWGDEQRYIDSYFSQIKLNGEYVYLSGDGAIVDENGYITIIGRTDDIVNVSGHRIGTAEVESAISKHEMVAECAVVGIPDAIKGEGLFAFVVLCDGAKCNLGESLELLKEMNHILSIEIGKIAKLDNVMYVPGLPKTRSGKIMRRLLKSIAKKEPITQDLSTLEDVNVVKEIMSIVQMEE, encoded by the coding sequence ATGCAATCAGACGATGATTTAGAATTCGCTAAAAAAATCTTTAACCCTAACAGAATGTTTGCTAAGCAAGCTAGGATTAAAAACATGTGCGAATATAAAGATTTAGTGCATGAAGCCAATGAAGATTATGAATATTTTTGGGGCGAGTTAGCCAAGCAAAAACTCACATGGTTTAAGCCCTTTGATAAGGTTTTAAACAGCGATAACGCCCCTTTTTTCAAATGGTTTGAAAACGGCAAAATCAATGTTTCTTACAATTGCATAGACAGGCATTTAAAAGACAAAAAAAATAAAGTGGCGATCATTTTTGAAGGGGAAATGGGGGATTATAATGTCATCACTTACAGAAAACTCCACTCTGAAGTCAATAAAACAGCCAACCTTTTAAAAAACGAATTCAATGTCAAAAAAGGCGATAGAATCATTGTCTATATGCCTATGATTGTAGAAAGCGTTTATATGATGCTCGCATGCGCTAGGATTGGAGCGATCCATAGCATCGTTTTTGCTGGGTTTAGCCCTGAAGCCTTGAGGGATAGGATCAACGACACTCAAGCCAAATTAGTTATCACAGCGGATGGGACTTTTAGAAAAGGCAAACCCTATATGCTCAAGCCAGCCCTTGACAAGGCTCTAGAAAATAACGCCTGCCCTAGTGTGGAAAAAGCGCTCATTGTGATACGAAACGCCAAAGAGATTGACTATGTGAGAGGGCGCGATTTTGTCTATAATGAAATGGTCAATTACCAATCCGATAAATGCGAACCTGAAATGATGGACTCTGAAGATCCTTTATTCTTGCTCTATACAAGCGGATCAACCGGAAAACCTAAAGGCGTTCAACACAGCAGTGCAGGGTATTTGCTATGGGCACAAATGACGATGGAGTGGGTTTTTGATATTAGAGATAACGATAATTTTTGGTGCACCGCTGATATTGGCTGGATCACAGGGCACACTTATGTGGTTTATGGGCCTTTAGCTTGTGGGGCGACAACCTTGATACTAGAAGGCACGATGTCTTATCCGGATTATGGGAGATGGTGGAGGATGATAGAAGAATACCGAGTGGATAAATTCTACACTTCCCCCACCGCTATAAGAATGCTGCATGCTAAAGGCGAAAACGAACCCTTAAAGTATAATTTAGACTCACTCAAAGTTTTAGGAACAGTGGGAGAGCCCATTAACCCTACGGCATGGAAATGGTTTTATGAAAAAATCGGTAATTCAAAATGCAGTATCGTGGATACTTGGTGGCAGACAGAAACAGGCGGGCATATCATCAGCCCTTTACCGGGAGCTACGCCTATAAGGGCTAGTTGCGCGACTTTACCTTTACCTGGCATCCATGCAGAAGTTTTAAACGAAGACGGCACTAAAACAAAGCCCGGAGAGCAAGGGTTTTTATGCATCACTAAGCCATGGCCTTCTATGATAAGAAACATTTGGGGCGATGAACAACGATACATTGACAGCTATTTTTCTCAAATCAAGTTGAATGGGGAATATGTCTACCTCTCTGGAGATGGCGCCATCGTGGATGAAAACGGATATATTACTATTATTGGGCGCACCGATGATATTGTGAATGTGAGCGGGCATAGGATTGGCACGGCTGAAGTGGAGAGTGCTATTTCTAAACATGAAATGGTGGCTGAATGCGCGGTAGTGGGTATCCCTGATGCGATTAAAGGAGAGGGCTTGTTTGCGTTTGTGGTGCTGTGCGATGGGGCTAAATGCAATCTTGGCGAGAGTTTAGAATTATTAAAAGAAATGAATCATATCTTATCCATTGAGATTGGAAAGATCGCTAAATTAGACAATGTCATGTATGTGCCGGGTTTGCCTAAAACCAGGAGCGGGAAAATCATGAGAAGGCTTTTGAAATCTATCGCTAAAAAAGAGCCCATCACTCAAGATTTAAGCACGCTAGAAGATGTGAATGTGGTCAAAGAAATAATGAGTATCGTTCAAATGGAAGAGTGA
- the thrB gene encoding homoserine kinase, with product MVVSVPATSANLGPGFDCLGLSLNLRNRFFIEPSSFHAVKLVGEGEGIPKFLTNNIFTKVFYEILKKHGNDGSFKFLLHNKVPITRGMGSSSAMIVGAVASAFAFLGFAFDRESIVNTALIYENHPDNITPAVFGGYNAAFVEKKKVISLKTKIPSFLKAVMVIPNRAISTKQSRHLLPKRYSVQESVFNLSHASLMTMAIAQGKWDLLRCCSKDRMHQYKRMQTYPVLFAIQKLALENNALMSTLSGSGSSFFNMCYEEDAPKLKQVLSKKFPKFRVAVLDFDNDGVLIEKD from the coding sequence TTGGTAGTGAGTGTTCCTGCAACGAGTGCGAATTTAGGTCCCGGTTTTGATTGCTTGGGTTTGAGTTTGAATTTACGCAATCGGTTTTTTATTGAGCCTAGCAGCTTCCATGCGGTGAAATTGGTTGGGGAGGGTGAAGGGATCCCTAAGTTTTTAACCAACAATATTTTCACTAAAGTGTTTTATGAGATTTTAAAAAAGCATGGGAATGACGGCTCATTTAAATTTTTATTGCATAATAAAGTCCCTATTACAAGGGGCATGGGGTCTAGCTCAGCGATGATTGTGGGGGCGGTCGCTTCAGCGTTTGCGTTTTTAGGGTTTGCTTTTGATAGAGAAAGCATTGTCAATACCGCTTTAATTTATGAAAACCACCCGGATAATATCACCCCGGCGGTGTTTGGGGGGTATAATGCAGCGTTTGTGGAAAAAAAGAAAGTGATAAGTTTAAAAACCAAAATCCCTTCTTTTTTAAAAGCGGTGATGGTGATCCCTAATAGGGCCATTTCTACCAAGCAATCGCGCCATCTCTTGCCCAAGCGTTACAGCGTGCAAGAAAGCGTGTTTAACCTTTCGCATGCGAGCTTGATGACGATGGCGATTGCGCAAGGGAAGTGGGACTTGTTGCGTTGTTGCTCTAAAGACAGGATGCACCAATATAAGCGCATGCAAACTTATCCCGTGTTATTTGCGATCCAAAAGCTCGCTTTAGAAAATAACGCCTTAATGAGCACGCTTTCAGGGAGCGGTTCGTCGTTTTTTAACATGTGTTATGAAGAGGACGCCCCTAAATTAAAGCAGGTTTTGAGCAAGAAATTCCCTAAATTTAGGGTAGCGGTTTTAGATTTTGACAATGATGGAGTCCTTATTGAGAAAGACTGA
- a CDS encoding metallophosphoesterase has protein sequence MLISIAFLLVLCLLNYSSFKMLKSFLTLKKISQCAYLGFFILLSAGEVAFAFYRNTMPSHLFVLTSACSFVSFIVFIFSLSFYGFSYSIEKIDFLHSRRKSLKNFLKLGFYLALLGYFWRGFYEGLARPKIKETPIYLDKLDKELKIILLTDMHVGSLLQKDFVDYIVEEVNQKEVDMVLIGGDLVDENIEKVKSFLLPLNNLKSAHGTFYVPGNHEYYHGIEPILSFLDTLNLTILGNECVHLGGINLCGVYDYFARKHQNFAPDIDKALKKRNESKPTILLAHQPKQIRSLKESHSVDLVLSGHTHAGQIFPFSLLVKLAQTYLYGLYKHSDTTQIYVSSGAGYWGIPLRFLAPSEIAYLRLLPKNQA, from the coding sequence ATGCTGATCTCCATAGCGTTTTTATTGGTTTTGTGTCTTTTGAATTATAGTTCTTTTAAGATGTTAAAATCGTTTCTAACCTTAAAGAAAATCTCTCAGTGCGCTTATTTAGGGTTTTTTATCCTTTTGAGCGCGGGAGAGGTGGCTTTTGCTTTTTATAGAAATACCATGCCTAGCCATTTGTTTGTTTTGACTTCGGCGTGTTCGTTTGTATCTTTTATTGTGTTTATTTTTTCTTTAAGTTTTTACGGGTTTTCCTACTCCATAGAAAAGATAGATTTTTTGCATTCAAGGCGTAAAAGTTTAAAAAATTTTTTAAAATTGGGGTTTTATCTGGCGTTATTGGGGTATTTTTGGCGCGGGTTTTATGAAGGGTTGGCCCGCCCTAAAATCAAAGAAACCCCTATTTATTTAGACAAGCTGGATAAAGAATTAAAGATTATTTTACTCACAGACATGCATGTGGGGAGTTTGTTGCAAAAAGATTTTGTTGATTACATTGTAGAAGAAGTCAATCAAAAAGAAGTGGATATGGTGCTGATTGGGGGGGATTTAGTGGATGAAAACATTGAAAAAGTCAAATCTTTTTTACTGCCTTTAAACAACCTTAAAAGCGCGCATGGCACTTTTTATGTGCCAGGAAATCATGAGTATTATCATGGCATAGAGCCGATTTTATCGTTTCTTGACACGCTTAATTTAACGATTTTAGGGAATGAGTGCGTGCATCTAGGGGGGATCAATTTGTGCGGCGTGTATGATTATTTCGCACGAAAGCATCAAAATTTTGCCCCTGATATTGACAAAGCTTTAAAAAAGCGCAATGAGAGTAAGCCCACAATCCTTTTAGCCCACCAGCCCAAACAAATTAGAAGTCTCAAAGAAAGCCATTCTGTAGATTTAGTGCTTTCAGGGCATACCCATGCGGGGCAAATCTTTCCTTTTAGCCTTTTAGTCAAGCTGGCGCAAACCTATTTATATGGTTTATACAAGCACAGCGATACCACTCAAATTTATGTGAGCAGTGGGGCAGGGTATTGGGGGATTCCTTTAAGGTTTTTAGCCCCTAGCGAGATCGCATACCTTAGGCTTTTACCTAAAAATCAAGCTTAG
- the rimP gene encoding ribosome maturation factor RimP: protein MTKKIEEKIEGVIESLGYLLYDVSLIKENEQHVLRVSLKNPNGAVSLDICQQVSEIISPLLDVCDFIQDAYILEVSSMGLERTLKTPKHFKLSLGEKVEVKLTNKESFQAVLKDANDLSADFELEDHAIKSVEYKDLKKVKTLFEW, encoded by the coding sequence ATGACTAAAAAAATAGAAGAGAAAATAGAGGGCGTGATTGAAAGTTTGGGCTATTTGCTTTATGATGTGAGTTTGATTAAAGAAAATGAGCAGCATGTTTTAAGAGTGAGCCTTAAAAACCCTAATGGAGCGGTTAGTTTGGATATTTGCCAGCAAGTGAGCGAGATCATTTCGCCCTTATTAGATGTGTGCGATTTTATTCAAGACGCTTATATTTTGGAAGTGAGCTCCATGGGGTTAGAAAGAACGCTTAAGACCCCCAAACACTTCAAGCTTTCTTTAGGCGAAAAAGTGGAAGTCAAACTCACAAATAAAGAAAGCTTTCAAGCTGTCCTTAAAGACGCTAACGATTTGAGCGCGGATTTTGAATTAGAAGATCATGCTATCAAAAGCGTGGAGTATAAAGATTTAAAGAAAGTTAAAACGCTTTTTGAGTGGTGA
- the rbfA gene encoding 30S ribosome-binding factor RbfA — MNAHKERLESNLLELLQEALASLNDSELNSLSVTKVECSKGKHHAFVFVLSQDRKILSKLKKAEGLIRQFVLQASGWFKCPKLSFVLDNTLEKQLRLDAIFNEIAKGKDND, encoded by the coding sequence ATGAACGCTCATAAAGAACGCTTAGAATCCAATCTTTTAGAATTATTGCAAGAGGCTTTAGCGAGTTTGAACGACAGCGAGTTGAATTCTTTAAGCGTTACTAAAGTGGAATGCTCTAAAGGGAAGCACCACGCTTTTGTGTTTGTGCTTTCACAAGATCGTAAAATCCTTTCTAAATTAAAAAAAGCTGAGGGCTTGATCAGGCAGTTTGTTTTGCAGGCGAGCGGGTGGTTTAAATGCCCAAAACTCAGTTTTGTTTTAGACAATACCCTAGAAAAACAGCTCCGATTAGACGCCATATTTAATGAAATCGCTAAAGGGAAAGATAATGACTAA
- a CDS encoding 3',5'-cyclic-nucleotide phosphodiesterase has protein sequence MQVYHLSHIDLDGYACQLVSKQFFKNIQCYNANYGREVSARIYEILNAIAQSKESEFLILISDLNLNLNEAQYLQDKIQEHRLQNKNIQIQLLDHHISGKEVAESFHWYFLDTNRCATKIVYEFLKKHYAILEPKNTAWLEPLVEMVNSVDIWDTQGYGFELGKVCMRMINQSSELNRFMFDDENRDYKLKLLEEVKNYLFLENAPVAYDNDLFKLKKIALGGDPDTETMDNISSSTQTHLLSLKKHDCSVYYQDKKGFLSYSMGGISVLANLFLTQNPDFDFYIDVNAKGNVSLRANGNCDVCELSQMCFNGGGHRNASGGKIDGFRESFNYRDIKEQIEEIFNNA, from the coding sequence ATGCAAGTTTATCACCTTTCACACATTGATTTAGACGGCTATGCATGCCAGCTTGTTTCAAAACAATTTTTTAAAAATATCCAATGCTATAACGCTAATTACGGGCGTGAAGTCTCAGCGAGGATTTATGAGATTTTAAACGCAATCGCTCAATCTAAAGAGAGTGAATTCCTTATTTTGATTAGCGATTTGAATTTGAATTTAAACGAAGCGCAGTATTTGCAAGACAAAATCCAAGAACACCGCTTGCAAAATAAAAACATTCAAATCCAGCTTTTAGATCACCATATCAGCGGTAAGGAAGTGGCTGAGAGTTTCCATTGGTATTTTTTAGACACGAACCGCTGCGCGACTAAAATCGTGTATGAGTTTTTGAAAAAGCATTACGCTATTTTAGAGCCAAAAAATACAGCATGGCTAGAGCCTTTAGTGGAAATGGTCAATTCTGTGGATATTTGGGACACGCAAGGTTATGGCTTTGAATTAGGCAAGGTGTGTATGCGCATGATTAACCAAAGCTCTGAATTGAATCGCTTCATGTTTGATGATGAGAACCGCGATTATAAATTAAAGCTTTTAGAAGAAGTTAAAAACTATTTGTTTTTAGAAAATGCCCCTGTAGCCTATGATAATGATTTGTTCAAACTTAAAAAAATCGCTCTTGGGGGTGATCCTGATACAGAAACGATGGACAATATCTCTTCAAGCACGCAAACGCATTTGCTCTCTTTAAAAAAGCATGATTGTAGCGTTTATTACCAGGATAAAAAAGGGTTTTTAAGTTATTCTATGGGGGGTATTAGCGTGTTGGCTAACCTTTTTTTAACGCAAAATCCGGATTTTGATTTTTATATAGATGTGAACGCTAAAGGGAATGTGAGCTTAAGAGCGAATGGGAATTGCGATGTGTGCGAACTCAGTCAAATGTGTTTTAATGGGGGCGGGCATAGGAATGCGAGCGGAGGCAAGATTGATGGCTTTAGGGAGAGTTTCAATTACAGGGATATTAAAGAACAAATTGAAGAAATCTTCAATAACGCTTAA
- the hsrA gene encoding response regulator-like transcription factor HsrA, with product MRVLLIEKNSVLGGEIEKGLNVKGFMADVTESLEDGEYLMDIRNYDLVMVSDKNALSFVSRIKEKHSSIVVLVSSDNPTSEEEVHAFEQGADDYIAKPYRSIKALVARIEARLRFWGSNVIEIGDLTISPDEEKIIYKGREVEVKGKPFEVLTHLARHRDQIVSKEQLLDAIWEEPEMVTPNVIEVAINQIRQKMDKPLGISTVETVRRRGYRFCYPKPACEE from the coding sequence ATGCGCGTTCTACTGATTGAAAAAAATTCTGTTTTGGGTGGAGAAATTGAAAAAGGCTTAAATGTTAAAGGCTTTATGGCTGATGTAACAGAGAGTTTAGAGGATGGGGAATATCTTATGGATATTAGGAATTACGACTTGGTTATGGTTAGCGATAAGAACGCTTTAAGTTTTGTTTCTAGAATCAAGGAAAAGCATTCTTCCATTGTTGTTTTAGTTTCTTCTGATAACCCTACAAGCGAAGAAGAAGTCCATGCGTTTGAGCAGGGTGCGGACGATTATATCGCTAAGCCTTACCGCAGCATTAAAGCTTTAGTCGCAAGGATTGAGGCTCGTTTGAGGTTTTGGGGCTCTAATGTGATTGAAATTGGGGATTTGACCATTAGCCCTGATGAAGAAAAAATTATTTACAAGGGGCGTGAAGTTGAAGTGAAAGGGAAGCCTTTTGAAGTGCTTACCCATCTTGCCAGACATAGGGATCAAATCGTCTCCAAAGAACAGCTTTTAGACGCTATTTGGGAAGAGCCTGAAATGGTTACCCCTAATGTCATTGAAGTGGCTATCAATCAAATCCGCCAAAAAATGGATAAACCCTTGGGGATTTCCACGGTTGAAACCGTAAGACGCAGAGGCTATCGTTTTTGCTACCCCAAACCGGCGTGTGAAGAGTAA